Genomic DNA from Accipiter gentilis chromosome 9, bAccGen1.1, whole genome shotgun sequence:
CACGGGAAAAACAGCCCTACGAGCGGCCGGCAACGGGCCGGCCTTCCCGGGCGGGCgagggccggggccgccgggctCCTTTCCCGCCGGGCCGGGCTGTGCCTCCGAAATAACCCtctattttaaaggaaactttgCGCGGGTGTTGGGCCGGGTGGCGGGGCCGCGGGGAGCGGGCAGCCGTGCCCGGGCCTTGCGGGAAGGGTGCGGAGTTTGCCATCCCGTTTCCTCCCTGCCAGCCTTTCCCGGGCCGTAtcccgggaaaaaaaaaaaaaaaaaaaaaaaaaaagaggaaaagaaaaaacaacaacaaactcaaaccaccaccaaaaaaaaaaaaacaaaaaccaaaccaaaacaaaaccaaaccacaaaaccgaACAacgaagaaacaaacaaacaaaaaccccaaaacaccccaaaaataaaaaccaaaccaatacaAAACCAATGCATTTAGGGGGGACTGAATGCGCCTGATtttccacccctcctttcttctggcCTCCGCCGGGACCGACTTCCCAGGGCGATCCGGGCCGCTCTCTGCAGCCGGGGCCGGATCTTGCTTTCCCCTTCGGGCAGCGGCTGCCGCGCCGAggccgggcggcggggaagggagcggggcggcgggagcagggagggaagggggggtccCGGTGGCCCGACTCACCTGTGAACCTGTCTTTTGTGTACCGCCTGTTGCTCTCCATCCAAGGAAAGGTGAGCCCCGTGAGACTGTTCATGCCGTTCACCGCCGGCACGGCGGCGGAGAGGGGCTGGTGGACGCCGCCGGCCACCGGGCGATGGGCCGGGACGCGGATCACCCCCCCGGCCGAGCTCAAGGTGTTGCCGTTCATGCTCACCGCCATGTTCACGTTGTAGGAGCCGGGCAGGCCGCCCATGCTGCAGGAGGTGCCGGTGTAggcgccggccgcgccgccgctcgCCCCGTAGCCACCCGTGACCGTGTTGTAGGCGCTGCCCACGATGCAGCCCAGCCCGTAGTCCGCCGAGTCCTGCAGCCGCGGGTGCGACACCATGCAGCTGCCCGGCTCCGACGTGTTGAGGATCTGGTCGATGCCGAAGCTGATGGGCTCGGCTTGGCCTTGGTGCAGGTGGTGAGCCCCGAGGTGCTCCatgccgccgcccggccccggcagcgGAGCCGCACACAACGCCCCGGGGCACCGGGGCCGGACCTccgcgccgggccgggcagcACAGCCCCGCACCGCCCCGAAACGCGGCAAGGCCACGCAAGGGAGCCGCGCACAGCCGCGACGCGCCGGCTACGCGCTCGGTCCCATGGCAGGGCGGCCGCGCACCCCGAGACGCACCAGCAGAGCCACGCACGGCCGGGACGCGGCAGCCACACGCTCAGCCCGAAGACCCGACAGCAGAGCCATGCGCAACCGGGGCACGGGAGCCGAGCAACCCCGCAGCCCAGGACGCGACAGCCGTGCCCGGCCGAGGCACGGGAGCTGCACACGCGAGGCGCAGCCGCTCCGCACGCACCCGCTGGACCCCACAGCCTCCGGGAGCAGAGAAGCGACACCCACGCGCGCCGGTCCCGCTCCGATGAGACCCGGCACCCCCACGCCGCCAAGACCCAACCAAGACGCCGAGCCGGGAGCCACTCACccgagacacacacacacacgaaggTGCCCCGGGGACCCCTCGCCGCCGCAGGCGGTGGGGAGCCGAGAGCCCCGCGGAGCGGAGCGCGGCCGCGGCGGAGTGCGAGTGCGAGCGCCCCGCTTGCCCATCAATCACGCTACCCAAGGCCTGCTGCTCCCGGGCCCTCACTCTCCATTGGCTGGATGCTGAAAAGAGCCGAGTGAATGACAGCAGAGAAGAGCACACGAGAAAAGGagtttcttcttccccagctcccccccccccaaaaaaaaaaaaaaaaaaaaaaaaaaaagccaccagccGCCTCGGCCTTATAAAGTCAGTGCTGGGTGCGCGCAGGGCATTGGGGTGGGTAAAGGAGCAGCAGGTACCCGGCGGTGGAGGGGGACGTTTTGCCTCGGAGTTTGTGGCCTTgggctgctgggaggggggggtggtCCTGGCTGCCAGCCCCCGCGGGGGGGGGCCCTGGGTCGCGATCCCCGTGGGCTGCCAGCTGATCCCGTGCGAGGCCTAAAGCCAGGGGATACCCTTCTGGAGGGGTTCCAGACCCCCCCGTGCCCCTTTTCTCCGAAGGGGGGGTGTCTCCATTTCAAAAGTCAGCATCTCTCAAAAAGccgtggaggaggagggggtccCCCCATCTCCAGACCCCAGAATGGGGGCGGTCAGCAGGGCCTCCACGGGTGCCCAGGCCCGTGGAGGGGATATCACGGGAGGAGGTGATGGGCGCCTGGGGCACACCTCCCCCCAGAGAACCCGGGTGTCTCATTCCCCCGGGACGAGGGccggccccagctgctccccccGGGGCAGCGGCACAcacggcggcggggcgggggctggACGGGGCACCCGCTGCTGCCGGGGCACCCGCTGCTGCCGGGGCCCGGCCGCGCCttcgccgccgccccctcccgcggGGAGATGAGTGGTTTCgttgataaataaataaatagataagtaaataaatactCTTTAGAAATTGAAAGCCGCTGCCGTGATTTGCTGCAAAACTTGTTTTGGCCCTGGCCCGTCGGTGCTCCTGCTCCGCGCagctgggtggggggcagagcaGCCGCTGGGGCGGGGGAACGACCGGCTTTGGCCCCCCCGCCCTGCTGCTGCCGACCGGCTCTGCCCAGAGCTCCAGCTCTGCAGAGTCGAGGGTTTCCCCAATGGTTTGTGCTCTGCCAGCACTGGGCAGCCCGCTGCGACCTCCCCACTCCTGACTGGAGCCGACAGGCCCCCTCCGCCTCGGCTGGGGCAAACGCCGCACTCTATGTCTTCGATGTGCCAGTGCTTTAGTGCCCACGGGGGACTGTGGAGGTCCTGCAAGACAGTCCGCTCTGGGGCATCCCCCACGCAATACAAATGCACTGGCACAGGAAGTCGTGCCAATGCACTCAGGTACACCTCCTCACTCACCGCTATACATACACATATCCCATCTGCATTCTCACATAGACACACACCCACTCACACGGCCTCACCCTCACAAACACACACGCTCACAAACACCCTCATGAGCTCACAGGCACCCATGCTGCCACACAGTCCCACGCATTTGCTTGCACCTACGTTTGTGCACACATACTCACATGCCCCCTCATTCTTACAGACACTTACAACCCTCCCTGCACCCGCACAAATTCACACACATGTGCATTCTCACTCACACCTTCACGACTGTATGCATTCACACATGCACATTCACTCCCACAACACGCATCAATGCACCCCTATACCTATGCATTCAGACacccccagacacacacacaaacacacactgacACACCAGTGCTCGTGGGTTCCTGCCACCCTCACCCCAGCCACAACCCTGCTGTGACACCCCAAGACCCACCACCATCACCGCACCCACCACCACGGTCCCACACTGGGGAGGCAGTGGAGGCACAgcgggcagcagcagctcacagccGCCCCTCAGCCCCGTGCCCAGCTGGTGCCCAGTGCCCGGCCAGCCTGCTCCCCCCGCCACCGCC
This window encodes:
- the LOC126042958 gene encoding serine/arginine repetitive matrix protein 1-like, with the protein product MPPPGPGSGAAHNAPGHRGRTSAPGRAAQPRTAPKRGKATQGSRAQPRRAGYALGPMAGRPRTPRRTSRATHGRDAAATRSARRPDSRAMRNRGTGAEQPRSPGRDSRARPRHGSCTREAQPLRTHPLDPTASGSREATPTRAGPAPMRPGTPTPPRPNQDAEPGATHPRHTHTRRCPGDPSPPQAVGSREPRGAERGRGGVRPLAAWRKWVREKEENGRSSSHLRAQAVRVPRSPEGQVAQHPPPPRLPPYLPPPRD
- the TLX1 gene encoding T-cell leukemia homeobox protein 1, whose translation is MEHLGAHHLHQGQAEPISFGIDQILNTSEPGSCMVSHPRLQDSADYGLGCIVGSAYNTVTGGYGASGGAAGAYTGTSCSMGGLPGSYNVNMAVSMNGNTLSSAGGVIRVPAHRPVAGGVHQPLSAAVPAVNGMNSLTGLTFPWMESNRRYTKDRFTGHPYQNRTPPKKKKPRTSFTRLQICELEKRFHRQKYLASAERAALAKALKMTDAQVKTWFQNRRTKWRRQTAEEREAERQQANRILMQLQQEAFQKTINQPIQADPICVHNSSLFALQNLQPWSDDSTKITSVTTVASACE